The Labrus mixtus chromosome 14, fLabMix1.1, whole genome shotgun sequence nucleotide sequence CTCCATAACCAGCTGGTGGGCACGGGACACCAGTGTGAGGCGGTTGGCGTGGTTGAAAGTCTCAGAGATGTCCTGGCCAAAGGTGTAGCCGGCTCCTCGAGGGGAGATGCCCCAGCCACCTCGGTCATCAGGGTCTGACCATAGCAGGTCACACATGGGACCCTGCAGAGGACAAAAGCCGAAGATGGAAAGAATGAGTACAGCTCTGCTATTGAGTCCTCCATCACATTGCTTTCACTAGACTACTTTATGAACAAAGACTTTTTCAAGGTGGCGGTTTCAGGTAGCAGGTagaatttttctttttgaaagtaAACATAAAATCAAGTATGTGTTTACCTCATGTGGTACTTCCTGTAAACGGTCCAGTGCTCTGATGTGATCCAAAGTATCTATGGACGGTGACAGGCCTCCATGGAGGCAGAAAATCTGAAGGATcacggagaaaaaaaatctcagttcAGTTAAAAAACATAACATTCTCCACAACGGCCGtataaaatcaaacacatttttcctaAACTCTTATGGTCACAGGTTGTTTAAATAATGTTCAGTAGTTGCTCAGCCTGTATTTATCAGATCTATTCTCACCTGAGAGTCTACCAAGGCAGTGAGGGGCAAATAGTCGAACAGGTCTGTGAAGTACTTCCAAACATTGGCGTTTCCATATTTCCGTAGGCACTCGTCATAGAAGCCGTACACTTGTGTGATCTGTCTGCTCTCGTGGTTCCCTCTAAGGATTGTGATACGCTCACGAAAGCGTACCTGAAGCATGAGCAAAGAAAAGGCTGTTagtcaatctttttttcttaagtgACACTGCGTATTAAATTCTAGTTTTGGGACAAATTCAATGTGTATGGACTTTTGAAAAAGGACTTACTTTAAGTGCTACTAATAAAGTGACGGTTTCTACAGAGTAGTACCCTCTGTCTACGTAGTCTCCCATAAACAAATAGTTTGTGTCTGGAGATTTCCCTCCGATCTTAAACAGCTCCATGAGATCGTGGAACTGGCCGTGCACGTCCCCACACACTGTCACCGGACATCTCACCTCCTGGACATTTGACTCTTTGGTCAGGATCTCCTTtgcctgcagaaaaaaaaagactcgtTAGATTGTAGTTcatgccacaaaaaaaaaacagagaagtgtGACATCAAATGGCTTGAGGAGAGACGAAAACCGCACATGGAATTAAAACGTGTCAAAAGTCAGCGTTCCACAGTTTATATGTAGCTACCACTTGACTGAGTTGAGTTGATTGAAATGCAGGATAAATCCACATGATCCCGTCATGTCAGGAGATGCAAGTTTGTTTTCTATCATTATTTCAAGAAAAGTTTCATGCCAACAAAACTACATTAAAATGCTGCacagtgacaacaacacaacccCCACCATGATCTTTCCAAGAAAATAAGCccttactctgtgtgtgtgtctagtttCCTGTTTGCCTGCTTTGCGGTCTGCTCTGATTGCACAGCTTCAGTTCGTAGAATCAAGGAGTGGTATGCTCAAGAAGTGGAGAACAGAATGTAAAAAGGCTGCTGGTGTATTTGGATGGAGGACTTTGTTTCCTCAGATTAATGCTGTAAATGGTTTTAAGTTATAGCTTGGAGTGCTTTGGCAGCACAACAGTCAGACTCTACACCCAACCGTTAAAACTGTTACAAGTGATATTCTTGGACAGCGACCCAGAAGTCATGATGAGGTGGACTTCAAACTCTCTGCAGAAGCAAATGAGTCATTGTGTGCATCAGCCAATGCAGGTACATCAAGGATACTCTGAATCATTCTGCTTTAACTGTATAGTCgttttgtatctgtttttataCCTTAAGGCTAAGCAAACATTGTGACATGATTAGGATTAGGATTTGAATGACTATGCATCTGTTATGTGTATTTGTAATGTGTTGCTAGAGTACTCAATAAAAAGAAACCTAAAAATAGTAGACAAACTCTTGGGTAGTACTCCAAACATTAAGTCTGGAGAGACCCACTACAAGGCCTATTCCTGGAGTCAGTCTGGCTTTTGGCAGGCTGGTCAGACTGAGGGGTCAGTCAGCTGGATGAGCTCTTTTAAGGAGCTTTGAAGCCAACAAATCCTCAGGCTGAGGGAGAAATGCTCCGAGCTGAATGACCACCAGACATGTCTTaagtgtggagagagagagagacatccgCAAACTCAGAAGAAGGTGAAcaatttaaaaagcagaaagaacaaAAGTTAAGACTAACTTTTGGTAATTCATTTCACATGATTGTTTTCATATTGTGCTGCAAAAACCTGACGTCTCTCCACTAAGTGGGTTGATCTTTTATCTATAGCTCCATTTTCAGCACTACTTATCTTTTCATGCTGTTGCTTTTCAACAACAAACGCGAGCAgcatgagaaaaagagagccaACATTGACAGAGTGCTGATGTTGCTCAGTGGACCCTGGCAgatgggacagagagagagagacagagccagAGTGACCAGGACTTGACTGCAGCGAGTCACAATGCTGACCTACATTACAAACAGACGCTCTCCACGTGCCCACACAACCATGTGGCAGGAGGCCTTTCATGACAGATTGACCGGGGCATTCAATTCCCTCAACTAGACAGAATATTCTCCATGTCTCTATTAAAGTGGGACAACACTATGTTTTCATCTCTCCCTTCTTATCAATccaaataaaagaggaaatgaaCACGCATTTTAAGTGAGCAGGGTCAGTCTATCTTAGATGGTCCTCCATATTCACTGTTGTACACCTTCACTTTTGTATGGATTTGAATCATTGAATTGATGTCTGATTTAAAttgcaaaacaatacaaaatcatcatcataataCCTACAGCCAAAAGTGAATGTTTCCTTTCTAACAGTTCAAACCTCAATGCACTAAAGCTACCATCATAAAAGATCTAAAAGATGCACTTAATCTGTGCATCTTCATAACAAGATCGAACCAGCAAATGATGGTCATTTAACAACTTATAGACGAAGATCAAACACATCCTGTACTACTTCTGCTGGTAATATAAAGAATCCTCTGATTTTACTTGACTTAACCTTTAGGACTCTTCCCTGTAAAATCAAAGCAAACATTGAGTTTAAACAGGAGAAGACACGGCGGCTGTGGCTCTGTTGGTAGAGTCGGAaagttgggggttcaatccccagctcctgcagccacatgttcgatgtgtccttgagcaagacacttaaaacaATGTTGCTCGTGCTGCTTCATtagcggcgtgtgaatgtgtaggtgtgacctgtggtgtaaaagcactttgagtagtcggaggactagaaaagtgctatacaaactcaagtccatttaccatttaccaagaacctttaaaacaagacataaaacctttatttagaCTTTTGCTTCCCTTTGTATTCAATCGTTATTTAAAAACTTGAAGTCTAGCAAAGTCTCACTATCTGTCTCTACTGCTGGTCGATAAAAGTTTATTTCCAGACAATTCACTGCCTCAATTGCTTCAATTGTAATGATTCACAAAAAATATCCTTACAAAACTTTAATTtcacaaatacaacaaaaccaaacaaatggaaatattaaagaaaacagCATTACTAATATTTCACAAAGTGATACACAAATCCCATGTGACATGCTGCTTATGCTACCATAACAACTTTTTCATAACGCCCAATGTAAGCTTGGATTTGGTGCTGTGGGTGCCAGCCCAGCTGTGAATGGATAGGATGACGCCAGAGGTTACGTATTCACCTCGCCCAAAGTACAGGCCACACCTGTAGCTTAAATGCCACAGAGAGGCTGAAGGGAGGGAACCTTGGGCCAGATTACAGCTCTGGCCGATACGTCAGACACCACACGCTCAACAAACTGCTTATCCGAGTGCTGAGAAGTGAAGTCAGCATTTTCCCGGCTGCCGCAATATAATCCCATTAAACGCAGCCAAGGGTCCACCAGGAGACGACTCAGGGAGAATTAAGCTTGACGACTAGACAAAACTACAACCACAAAGAATGACCTCACTTAAGATGTACATTCAGAGTTAAGCATCTTACTGACAACAGCACTGTAATCTGTGTGAAAATCAGCACAGGCacattgtgtctgtgtttgtcagcaGTTTGCTGAGATGCATTCCCCTTCCTTTCAGTCATTATGGTGGAGTTGAGTTCACAGAAATCACTGTATTGTTGCATTTATCTGCATCATTGTGCTTGATGTTCTTTAAAACATGACTAATGATATTAGCATTGCACCATCTTGGGATCATGATTTTGCTGAATGAATCAGCGTTACATCTTTAGTTTCCTATATCAGATGTTGcagtgagaaaataaagaccttgGAGCGGCTTGTCTAAATGACTAATTTTTCTGACAACAAATGAATCAATGGTGACCTCAGAAGACAAACATAGATATTTTTTGTTACCTGCCCCGACTACCAGAAGACTTCAGCTCCAGTAAGTGGGGCAACTTTCCCAACAACTTATTACATCACTCTGACACACATTAAATGAAGTCAtgggaatacatttttaaaaaaaagcaaataaatattTGCTACAAACTCAAAAGTTAACGGTAAATGTCCAACTGCACCATGACCTGCATCATGGTTATCACACTGTGTCTCATATGGGAATAAGaagagcacagaaaaaaaaaaaaactatatctGAATGGTTATGTAACCCTCCTTATTTCTGAACACAGTGGGGAAAAACCAAAGGTCATGAAAAGGATAAATCTGTCTGAGGAACATGttacacattaaactgaatctGCTCTTTGTTACTGACGGGAAATTTAAAGCAATTTCCAGTGAACAGAGCACCGTCTGCAGTGTCTTCACTAAAACATGCCAACTAGATCAAACTCATGATAAGACGGATGACATCACTAGTCTGTCAACAAATATCTGGAGCCTTAAGAAAGGAAGGATACTGCAATGCTGAGAACCAAAACAATCAcattaataatgttttaaaaaaacattattttctctctgcacaTCAAACAGCCTCTTCTACACTCTTTTCTGAGATCGCTGGGAAACAGGCATAAAAAGGCTGAGGACAAATTACACAGCACATCTCATTCCTTCACACCCCCATACATCCCAAAACGGAGACGGCTGCTCTCTGACTCACAAAAGGACTGTGTTATCCTGAGTCACACTCTGTGATCAGCTAGGCAGCAAATGGCTTTTTGTTGTGTTAGTGATGCAACTCAAAATCAATCATATCCTTTGCTATTTTTAAATCAGGAGGGATGCTGCGTGGCTGGTGAATAATATCAACAGAAGTCACAAAGGAATGTGAGGATAGGTGCAGGTAGACAGCAGTTATGAGCAGCTGAGCTCATGAGCCCTGATAATGATACGGCCTCAGCCTCGGGCTGAAGAAACTGTAGCGttcctttttcctctccactgctTTTGACAGGAAACAGTGGCTGGAACAGCAACAGGAAAGAAAGACATTATATTTGGAATTGCTGCATCTGGTGGTCCTTGTTGATGTTTCTATGTATTCTTATTACAATTGTCTAAAAGGGTTGTCCAGATTTGCTTTACAATCAAATTCAATGATATGTCGAAGAATGTCAATTTTAAAAGGTGGCTTATTGAAAAAATGCTAAACATGTTTCTGCCATAATCCCCAACAGTTAGGTTCACGTCATCCAAAGCAGCGTCTTGTATTAGAAGACGTCACAAATGTACATCttgaaacactgacacaccaCCGTGTCCTGCTCATGGGGTCCACAAGAGGCTCTTGGGAGACAGAGTAAGCTACAGGATTGAATAATTCATTTCAAACGATTTTGACCATGTCTAGATGAGGacgaattaaaataaaaagaatgaataacAATATGTAGAGTTTAATGATATCCTCTTGAAAAGCACTCCAAAGAGGGTTGTTGTTGGTCTAGTTGTTTCAGCCTTTGCAGACCCAGAGCTGCACAAAAGAATGAAACATCTGTCCATATGATGTCTCTATAATCAACATGGTGAAAGTCTCACTGAAAATGTAGGATTCAAATTAAAACTTTCGAGCAACACTCTAAACCACAACAAACGGACATGTTTTGAACATTGGCCTACATCAGTGAGAGCCAGAGGTGACCGTTTCTGCAGCAACGGCCTCAACAGACCTTCAAGTGAGGCAGCAGCGCTTTACTGTGCCGTTTAAAGGAGTGCAGGACTTTCTTGGACGCAATTAATTGCAACAAATCTTAATCAAAAACACGATCGACCCTATCTGATTctacaacaaatcaaatattcagCTAGTGGCCTGAGCAGAAAGTATGTTGAGGAAAGATTGAGGTTAAGCTCCGGCTCAGACTAGAGAAGTCAACAGAATCATTCAGTGATTGAGTTGGCAAAAACATGAAGGATGGGTTACTGAAAACATTGTACATGTTAAACATGTAGTTTATAAAACAGCATGAATAACACTTACAGTGTGCAACACTTTAATAAGATCAGGCCTCTCCTGGCTAAAGAACAAGCAACAACGCAGTTACTTGGCTGAAAGGTGAACGCCACACTAACCTGTACAACTCGTCTTTACGCACGAAAATGACTGAATAAAAAGTTTAGACATGTAATGAGAAGCATTGTGCCATTATCCTTCTCTATGTGTTTGCATTAGCCTCTGTGTTACCCTGTGGTGTGAGCACGGAAATCATGTGTGTAACGTGAATATTAACAGTTTACAAGTTACCTGTCCCGTGACGTGTGTCATGATGTGACCACTTGAGTCATAAAGTGTCATGTTAAAGATTGTAATTAACAACTTTATTGGCTAGTAAACAACTCAGTCAGAATacttaaacatgtaaaacaggGGTCAGCTGTCCACGGTAACTTTCACGAATTTGTGAAAAGGGCAGTGTAATCATCATGCATGGGTACACATGCAGAGGATGCTACACAATAATTCActtatttggctttttttccccattacaAAGTTAAGTTATTAACcttttcaggactttttttttttcttgttgtcatGTTCCATACCAAAATGTAGCCTACCTTACTGCCTGTTTTTACCTTAACAACAtacagtgtacattaatgaaGCCCTCTGTCACATTGTCAAACTTCACTGTGTAGTTTAATTGCTGAGTTATCTGAAAGAGATGCTACAGGTCACTCTGACAGACTGAAGGAGCTTGGCAGTAAATGTGGTATGTGACTTGAATTCACAGTATGGCTGACCCTGACTTGTATGTAAACCACCAGTTACCAACAGTATGGGatcctctttttttacattttaagaatttTCTGACAAATATTGActgaaatgcaaatgttttaaagataaaCAGCCTCGcagtgtttgtaaaataaaagccCCGCGCAGTGAAATGTACACTGTAGACGCCATTTTAAGAATGTCTGGAAGGCGTcggtaagggggggggggggacggtgACAGTAAGTTGACGTTGAGAGTTTGAAATCTGTTAAATATCTCACCTTTTCACACAGTGCTTTAACTTGTCCCTCCGACAGCTGCTTGCACTCGTTGAGCTGCTCGATCCACTGATCTATCTCTTTCGTGAACGCCTTTTCGTCCATCTCTGTGCGTATTTTGGTTCGCTGCAGTTCGTTCGCCGACACGTTCGTTCGCCAACTTCGGCAAGGAGACGACCCCGGTGTTCTCGACCTTTCCACGGCTCGCAGGGCGGCAAAAGTAGGTGCTGCTGGCTCTCTACTCTAAAGAAGCATGTAAGTGTCTCTGACTACGAGGTCGCTATGATATCACTGAGTTGAAACTGAAAaggagggagtgagggacgTCAGTTGGTGATCCACCCTGAAGTTAGTTTACGTCAAGCTGTCTAAAAATAACACAACGCAGGTCCGGATGTgaccttcacaataaaacaatgcTTTAATATTCTTCTACCCAGAACAAATGTTTCGTTTGGTTTTCTAATCGATACGGGCAAAGTATcgtcaaactttattttaaactggtttatagcatttgtattgttgtactttaatgtatcctcatatcgtgttatggggttttatgtaactgaatgttgtacattttaatctgtttgtttacacaaaggcccaactggggacacgagttggaaattagcaatagctatatactctttatgcagcacatcagtttcatgctttgtattggaattatgttaaattgcattgtccctattaaataaataaattaaaattggGGAAAAAATTGGTTGGTTTTCACCCATTCTTGAGAATTGGGACAAaaccatattttttaaatgttttctatcAATTATGCTGAgaagatatatttttaaaagatcaaAGCCTTGGCTATTAAATACTGTAATGGGCAAACCTCCCAGTGATGTATTTGTTCTAAAATACCATTTCCTGCAGCTCAGGATTTTTGTCAACTCAGTCAGACATAAAAATAGTCacagtattttaaaattaaaccTCAAGGAAatgttcaatttaaaaataaaaaacaagattattCAATTAGCTGTATAATCTAAaagtttggtttatttttattctacaaATAAATACCATTATAATGTTGCTCACCTACAATTTCTGTTGATTATAGGCTATGTCATTTGTCTTTCTGATAACAACATTAAAATCCGTtttaacacaaataacacaCGAGGTGAACCATAGCACTTCTTACTGACATAAAATCATTTTATGAATCATTGTGAacataaatgtaataattatAATAGAAAAATACATCTGACATAAGCCTATCAAGGTCCAATTCAGGTATTTGGAGGTAACCTATCCTACTTGAAAACTTGTAAATGTATTAACAATATCACTGTGAGAGCTAAATACCCAATTttccaagtaaaaaaaaaacatttgtgcatatttttgttgttttgttttgaatataCTTATCCTCCTACATCCTGTTATGTCAGATTCACAGCtcgcaaaataaataaaaattggggtatactttttaaaacaattatcCGTATTAGATATTTTACATATCTGAGAAATTAAGTTCCAAAATAAGTCTATGTCTACAACAAATTAATAACTAAGCCAAACACGTCAAAATGGATGCAGGTTATGCATCCAAATTCATTAACTCGCCTATGTGTTTATGATTACTACAGAAATAGATTTTAACAaaattgcattttattttatgtttaatagCCTACATACAAAGCAGCCAAATACAAGCTGCAGTCTTGATTCTACTTTAGGCCTACCGCCCTTCCAGATTCACTCAGTTTCCGGTGTCACTCTGTGAACGTTAGCAGCTTGACGCAGCAGCAGGGCCGCAATACTGGAGACCGATGACGGCAGGTCAGTCATTGGTCCGGAGCGCTGTTTCCTCTGCACTTGATTGGTTTGTAGTTTAACAGAGATGCAACCACATCACACAGAATACATCATCACATCACGCAGAGTACATCATCGCTCTGTAGGAGCATGATGAGAATTTTATGGTGTAGCAATGATGTCATTGTTTCAAGAGAGCTCTCCTGCATTTGATAAACAAAGCAGAGACAATAGCTTACAGACTTCTAGACTTCTAGACTAACTTTTTGACTTCAGACTTATTTGTGTCCATTATTTAGCCAATTGTTTAGTTAATGAGTGTATAATGTGTGTAGAAGCAAAAGTAATAATTTCCTTTAGGCCAACATAATGACTTAAATCCTGAGGCTTAATAACATTTATTAcacaatttgaaataaaatattgaaattatgttaaaggAAGAGATTCGGCCCATGGTAGCAATGTGGAACAAGTGCTGTCTGTTAATCCAAAACCTGACACAGTTGATTTATCTACTGTTTACCTCCATTGTTGTCCAAATTCCAAAGCCCATAAAAGTCCACATAGGCTAAATGCACCATTTAGTCATAAGTGAAACGTTTTCTCAAAGCTattcttcaaaataaatatcTATATTTGTGCATATTCTGGCTTTAATTAATCATGTATGCAGGTCGACTTGAGTTTATTTGAAAAGTTGCAAACCTTTTTTAATGACCAACAAAAACGCCTTCTTATTATCAGCCATTCTGTGTGCTGTACTGTTATCAAATGTCAATTAGCCGACTAAAGGCCTTTTGATAACATGTTAGCCAGCTGTTGTGATGCTATAACTATTTTCAGATCAAACACCCTCTGCTTAAAATCAAATACTCATCATGATTTGCTGACTATAATCTGCTGCACACACGGTGTAGACATGCTATCAGACTTCAATGGATTACCAAAACGTTTTGTTCTTTACTCAGCATGCTGTGGTAGAAATATAAAAGTGCAATGCCTTTAGAAGTTTTCATATCAGTACTTTCAGAATGATAAAGGCGTGagtaaaactaaataatacTGCAGACTAGTCCCATTTAGCACTAAACAGACTTTGAAAGCAGAATACACTGGTTGGAGTAAGAGTCACACCAATGAGACAGCTGTGCACATTTTAATCAGTACATAAAACTTACGCCAAACTAGCATCACAATCAAAGTCACTGACTTAGGCATTCATCTGGCTAACTTAGCACTAGCATTAGCCAGAGCTTTATTTTGCTATCCTGTC carries:
- the ppp2cab gene encoding serine/threonine-protein phosphatase 2A catalytic subunit alpha isoform: MDEKAFTKEIDQWIEQLNECKQLSEGQVKALCEKAKEILTKESNVQEVRCPVTVCGDVHGQFHDLMELFKIGGKSPDTNYLFMGDYVDRGYYSVETVTLLVALKVRFRERITILRGNHESRQITQVYGFYDECLRKYGNANVWKYFTDLFDYLPLTALVDSQIFCLHGGLSPSIDTLDHIRALDRLQEVPHEGPMCDLLWSDPDDRGGWGISPRGAGYTFGQDISETFNHANRLTLVSRAHQLVMEGYNWCHERNVVTIFSAPNYCYRCGNQAAIMELDDTLKYSFLQFDPAPRRGEPHVTRRTPDYFL